Proteins from one Limanda limanda chromosome 9, fLimLim1.1, whole genome shotgun sequence genomic window:
- the adcyap1r1b gene encoding pituitary adenylate cyclase-activating polypeptide type I receptor: MSPSDVRLLLLGLLLLFTTVWSQQVPVNCVIKQEQESCEEKMASDDPGNDPEFGCPWMWDNLTCWKPARIGEVVEVNCPDLFTQFMSGEDFEIGTVSRNCSEFGWSETIPHYIDACLYEEGNSTHPDMYYVSVKALYTVGYSVSLVSLTTAMVILCRFRKLHCTRNFIHMNLFVSFMLRAISVFIKDGVLYAKEDSEHCFIHTLECRAVMIFFHYCVLSNYFWLFIEGLYLFTLLVETFFPEKRYFYWYIIIGWGGPTVCVSVWAVLRLHFDHIGCWDMNDNAAIWWVIKGPVLASIMINFVLFIGIIVILVQKLQSPDIGGNESSIYLRLARSTLLLIPLFGIHYTVFAFSPENVSKRERLVFELGLGSFQGFVVAVLYCFLNGEVQSEIKRKWRSWTVNRYFAVDLKHRHPSLASSGVNGGTQLSILSKSSSQIRMSSLQAELPAT; encoded by the exons ATGTCTCCGTCTGACGTCAGGTTGCTGCTCCTCggtctcctgctcctcttcaccacg gtCTGGAGCCAGCAGGTTCCCGTTAACTGTGTGATcaagcaggagcaggagagctgtGAGGAGAAGATGGCCTCGGACGATCCCGGGAATGATCCCGAGTTCG GCTGTCCGTGGATGTGGGACAACCTCACGTGTTGGAAGCCGGCGAGGATCGGTGAGGTGGTCGAGGTCAACTGTCCCGACCTCTTCACGCAGTTCATGAGCGGCGAAGACTTCG AGATCGGGACGGTGAGTCGTAACTGCAGCGAGTTCGGTTGGTCCGAGACGATCCCTCACTACATCGACGCCTGTCTGTACGAGGAGGGGAACAGCACCCACCCg GACATGTACTACGTGTCGGTGAAGGCTCTGTACACCGTGGGCTACAGCGTCTCTCTGGTGTCTCTCACCACAGCCATGGTGATCCTCTGCAGGttcag gaAGCTGCACTGCACCAGGAACTTCATCCACATGAACCTGTTTGTGTCCTTCATGCTGAGGGCCATCTCCGTCTTCATCAAGGACGGCGTGTTGTACGCCAAGGAGGACAGCGAGCACTGCTTCATCCACACG ctggagTGTCGAGCGGTGATGATCTTCTTCCACTACTGCGTCCTCTCCAACTACTTCTGGCTCTTCATCGAGGGCCTGTACCTCTTCACGCTGCTGGTGGAGACCTTCTTCCCCGAGAAGAGATACTTCTACTGGTACATCATCATCGGCTGGG GCGGGCCGACCGTGTGCGTGAGCGTCTGGGCCGTGCTGCGGCTGCACTTCGATCACATCGG CTGCTGGGACATGAACGACAACGCTGCCATCTGGTGGGTGATAAAGGGACCGGTGCTGGCCTCCATCATG ATAAACTTTGTTCTCTTCATCGGAATCATCGTCATCCTGGTGCAGAAGCTTCAGTCTCCGGACATCGGAGGAAACGAGTCCAGTATTTACCT gAGGCTGGCTCGCTCCACTCTGCTGCTCATCCCTCTGTTTGGGATCCACTACACCGTGTTCGCCTTCTCCCCGGAGAACGTGAGCAAGCGGGAGCGTCTGGTGTTTGAACTCGGACTCGGATCCTTCCAG GGCTTCGTGGTGGCCGTCCTCTACTGCTTCCTGAATGGAGAG GTGCAATCGGAGATCAAGAGGAAATGGCGCAGCTGGACGGTGAACAGGTACTTTGCTGTGGACCTGAAGCACCGGCATCCCTCGCTGGCCAGCAGTGGCGTGAACGGGGGAACGCAGCTGTCCATCCTCAGCAAGAGCAGCTCGCAGATCCGCATGTCCAGCCTGCAGGCCGAGCTCCCGGCCACCTGA